ATCACTCGTAAAGTGACATTTTCCCGGGTGTTGGTGACATTGTCGCTATAAAAAAACTTATACCCTGTCTGTTTACTAAGATCATTTAAAACTCTAGCCAGAGGAGCATTTGTGACATGAAGTGTCACTTTTTTGGTTTGCGCGTCAAGTTTTGGAGCGCTGAAAGCTTGCACCAAAAACAGAAGCATCAATACACTTAACAACCGTCCAAAAAAGCTGTACATAAAACGCTGTACAACTTCAGTTTCTACAATGTGTCGTTTAATGTTCATAATTCATTTGTAATTTAAGATTAATACTAAAAGACTCGAAAACACTTGATTAAAAAGACAAGTTACCTGATTTGTTTCATAATAAATTGGGTTTAAGAATTAATAATATGTGCAAAACCTATTAGCAACGTTACATTTAGATACAACATTGGCTTGCAATGAAATTTAATCATGGCCTAAAACAAATATATCTATTTAAATATCAATGATTTGTCTTTCTTGTTTATATAATAATGTACTTGGGGTGTAATAAAGTGAATATCATTTAGAATTTCTTCCAATGACTCGTTCTCAATGGTTATGTTGTATTTTAATGAATCCAATCGATTATTTTGCACAGAAATATTATAATCATATTTATGTTGTAATCTTTCTGCAACTTCCTGCAATGTTTCCCGTTTGATTACTATTTGGCCTTTTGTCCAATCTCCTATACTATTTTGATCTACTGTCCTGACAAAATATTCTTTTGTTCGTCGGTTAAATCCTAGCTGCATTCCTGCCTTGAGGTCGGTAATTAAGTTCTGATCCCGGTTATTCTCCATCACCTGCACTTCGCCTTCTTTCAGGCTGGTATAGGAATAGATCTCATCAGGATAGGTATCGATATCAAATTTTGTGCCTATATCTTTTACCGTATAACTGCCTACATTGACCATAAATGGTTTCTTTGCGTTGTGAACCACCTCAAAATAGGCTTCTCCCCTTAAGGCAACAGTGCGTGTTGACCCGTTAAAGTCGGTTGGATAGACCAGTTTGGTATTTTCATTCAGTCTCACTTTCGTGCCATCGCTCAAAATGAGGGTTGATTGCTGCCCGTCTGATGTTTCTACCACCGCATACTGAACCGGATGCCTCGTAATCAGGTCGCGCAGGAAATACCCGACTGAAAGTAACAGGATGATAGCAGCTGCGTATTGCAAAGTGGTGCGAATTTTTTTCCACATGGACGCTTTAGGGATCGAATCCAGCTCCAGTGTCTGATTTAATTCATTCCAGCCTGCCTCTGTATCTGCTTTGTCGCGCAATTCTTCCCACTGGCTCAGCATGTAAGCTTCTTTCAGTCCAAACAGGAAATGCTTATTCTCTTCCTTGGCCTGCAACCAGTCGATGACCTGCTGGTTTTCGCCGTCAGTCAGCTCTTTCCGCAAGAACTTTATAAGCAATATGTTGTCAATATCCGTTATCATCTCTGTTTTTCTTCTATCAAAAGAGTCCACTCAACAAAACTATCGTTAAAACCACAGGGAAAGCGTAATCTTTCATCTCTTCACGCACAATACGGATTGCTTTATATATCTGATTCTCCACCGTCCTCACCGAAAGCCCCAGTTTCACTGCAATATCGGCGCTTTTCATCTGATGTTGCCTGCTCAGCACAAAGATCTCACGGCATTGCTCGGGCAATTTCTTAATGGCATTGGCATATAAGGCCTCAACATCGTGCATAAAGATCGTTCCCAGGATATTATCATCCGGATTGTAATACGCAAGCTCAATTTCCTGTAATTTAAACTCCGATAAATTCGAAAAGTTTGTCTTTACCGCATTAAACCGCAGGTGTTTAATACATTTACTCTGAAATATCTTGAATAAATAAGCCGTAATTGAATAATCCGTCAGAATATGTTCATGATTTTCCCAAAAAATGATGAATGTCTCCTGCACCAGATCCTTCACGTTCTCCTCGTCTTTCAGTATGCCCATGCCATAAGCAAACAGCTTGGGCTGATATGTTTTATAAAAACGTTCGAACGCTTGTATGTCTCCCTTACGAATAGCTTTAAATATGTATTCGTCCTCGTTCTTCATCGATTTTTCCATTTTCAATTTCAAGGTCAATATAAAAGAGCCCCTGAAGAAGTTAAATACTCATTGCACAAATATGTTTAATAACATATTTTGCAGTTAAAATAAATAGTTGTAAACCTACCACCAAACAGACAGAAGACAGAATCAATGAAAATCTGAAGATAAAAACTACAAAGTATTTAGTAGGTGATAAACAGGAATATAGTAGAAATCTGAAGAATGAAATCCAACTTTGAACGTTAGACCTCTTGTTTCTTTTACACCTTTTGACCGTTGTTTGACCTTCAACCTGTTTTCAACCTTCAATTTTTTAAGTTCCTGGCTCTTTTTTCTCAATTCTTCAATCTTTCAGCTGTTCAGGCGCGTAAAGTTAGCATATCTTTTAATGAATTGCCACAAAACCGAAAAAACAGAAATTACTTTATCACAACATATTAAATCATATCCATTGGAGGACTAAAACAGGAAGTACTCATTTTAACCCATGATTCGGTGATGCAGAAGAAGAAAAACCCGAAATGTCGAATTTTGACGATGATGTTTGCAGAATAATATTACAGGTTGTTTTATTTAGTTGTTTGCTATTGTAATATTCCAAAAATAAAAAATACATTTGCAAAGGAAATAAAGAAACGCCATGGGATGATGTGGAACATGACTGCTGGAAAGAAATCATTATGTGGGGCTTATATATATATTATAGCAGTGTGCATTTTGGTGAGTAAGAATAGAAGCGTTTGATAAAAAATGAGATAAAACATTATCATGAAACATGATTCCAACATACAAATATTGTCGATATTCATCTTCGTACTCATTTTAATTCCTCTAAAAACGGTTTGTCAAAATGTTGACTGGACAGATAGTTCATATTTTTGGAAAGGTCATCTCGACAAGGACACCCTCTCGATATCTTTATGCCGGTCCCGATTTAATCCAAGCAAACATGTGCTGTCAAGTACTGGCAACATAGTGGTTTATTCTACATCCGGAGAACATCCTGTGATTGACAGAATCGATGAACATGATATATGGGGCAGTGAGTATGGATATCCCAAGTACGAGTTAAGCCAATTTAAAGTTACCTTGAATGGACAACCCATACAAATACCGAAAACTTTATATAATGACTGTTACAATCCTGACGTCAACGGAGATGGTATTACAATAGTTGTGGCTGATGACAAAAAAAGCGTTCTTGTGGAAATGAATAGTGGTGACGGTGCAAATACATATTTTGTCTGGTGGACCATCTCTTTGAATGGTAAAGTAACGAGATATATAAGTTTGGGAGAATGAAATTTACAAACATGAAAGCATCATAAGCTATCGTTTTACTCAAACTTACGATAAAGGTCTGCTTTCAATGATCGGATGAATGTAGATGACACAAAAACATATACCTTATGGAACATAACTTTACAGAAGATGTAAAAACAAAGTCTGACAAAAAACTAAAGGAGATCGTGATTCATTTTGATAATTATCAGGAAGCTTTGATCTCGGCTGCAGAAAATGAACTGGCAAATCGTGGGATTGAACTGTCGGATGAAGAAAAGCGAACCATTGAAATCGCTAAGCAGAAAATGGTACAGGAAACCATCAAAAAACAGGAAACAGATGAAGACTGGGATGCATTTCATCCAAAATGGAAACAAAATATAGTGAAGGATGAGAATGCTCCACAATTATATTCAAGGCGAGTGATCAATATATTCTCCATATTGTTTTGTGTCCTGTTTGGCGGGATCCTCTTAGCTATTCAACTTTCGCAAGTAAAATAACTTGCTGATATATAAGAAACAAGCAGCATATAAATTTGGCAAAGTGGTTGAATATCAGTAACTTTATGTTGTCAAACAAAACCCAAAAAATATGCTGCGACACAAAGATACAATAATACTCTCAGAGATAAATAGCTTTTTACTGCAAGGGAAAAAGCAATAGGAACAATGTTCAGTCTCCTTGTTTATGTTTTTAACAGTTGCCGTATGAAACTTGAATTCCATATCTGATAATTTAGATCAGGTAAGCATTTCAGAACCTTATTTTGGGTGTAGCTTAACCCTTAGTAGGGAAACCAATAACCACACTGGAATTAACCTTATTCCCTTATTACATACGATAATAATTTGTTTGTGGGAGGGTGTAGGGACTCACATTCCAACATTATCATACTTTGGATGTGAAAATTTACTGCTTGTTTCATGTAATAAGGGAATAAGGTTTAAATCTTAACAACCTAAAGCAACCGGGTTAATTGGAGCTTGCGAAAGTTGAATTAGCCATAAATCTTAAGACAGTAAATAATAAAAAAGGAATTGGGATTGTTCTGCTCTATTCTGCTGTCTATACCGGATTCGTAATTTATATCCTGAATTTAATCCCGGGGAACCAATCTGTATTATCTGTTATCCTTAATACAGTCGGATCAATTTTTTTATATGATTATTTTTGGAGGAAATATATTGGCAAGGAGGTTCAATATAGAACAAAACCATTCTGGATTCCTTTAATAATCGGAATCATTGTAACCGCATTCTTTGCCTGGATTTTGATTATGGCCAATATATGGTAAGCCTTTTTTCTTCACCTACGACAATGGGCATCATTACCTGACGTAAAAATGACGTCAGTGTGTTATAGCAAATCATCATAAGAATTCCATCTTTTGTAGTGCAGCCTTCACTTGGGAGAAAGCCTCCCTACCCTTGCTTCCATTGTTTTTTATTATTGCATCTTGTATCGAAAGCCGTTCTGCTTGTCCCTACCTGAAAAACAAAATAATAAACAGCAGATTGCGCCATTTTTATTACTAACTTCGGCAGAGGCATGGGTAACAGATACATCTGCATCATTGCATCATGCCCCATAAATAACAATTATCTACAAGAAACAGGGAACATGGAAAAGGGAACAAACACTCCGAAAAAAGTGGATAGGAATCATCCTGCCTTTAATAAGAATGCCGAACCATTCTATAGTATTATCATGGAAGGGTTGAAAGGAGAGGTGGACGGGGAGCATTTTTGGGATGCTGTAGCAGAAGATGCAGTATTTGAATTTTTATATCATATTCCAGGATTTACCCATAAGATTGAAGGCCGTACTGCGTATATGAACTGGTTTGGAAGTTATACCAATGTCCTTCATTCGTCCGATAACTTACGGGTATATAAATCGGCAAAACCTGAAAAGGTAATTATTTTGGAATATGAAGTTCATGGAAAGGTTCCTTCTACAGGAAAAGCCTACGATAACCGTTTTTGTTCTATCATAACGATCGAAAATCGTAAAATAGCCCATTGGCGTGATTATATGGATTCGCTCGCCGTAATGCTTTCTGTTTCTTCTGATTAACACAGAGTGCTGTGTGCCATTAATCCTATCAGCATATCGCTTCTCTGAAGCTAAATGCGCATAACATTGCCTCAACTGATGATTGACCCTGCCTGGCGTCACCGGATGAGCTTCACTATCATTGCGTTCAGTGCCAGTTCCGGCTTCTTTCAAACATACCACCACATGAAAATGTCTGGATATTAAATTTCCAGGCAAACAGCCATTTTGTCTTTTTTGATAAATATTTAATCTCTGCCTATTGCAAATTGCATTTTATTGTTCGTAATTTTGCGAACAACGAACATTAAACTTATATCGTTATGGAAGCTAATAAAAATAAAGATTATATTGTTGACAACGAAACACTTGCCCGTTTTGCTAAAGCTTTGGGTCACCCAACGCGCATCACCATTTTGCAATACCTCGCTTCATTGAACAGTTGTTATTTTGGCGATATTCATAATGAACTGCCAATAGCAAAAGCGACCGTATCCCAACATTTGAAAGAATTAAAAGATGCTGGCCTGATTCAGGGAGAGATAGAAACGCCCAAGGTGAAATACTGTATTAACCGGGAAAACTGGATAAAAGCGCAAGCCTCTTTTGAAGCTCTGTTTAACAGCAAATCAGATAAATCAACTACAACAAAACCAGGCTGTTTTTAATACATACTTTCCACTGAATAGTTCATGGCATAAGCATAACAATGCCATATCATGCTGTTCAGGGATGCAATAAGAGAGGCATTTCTTTCCTGATAAAGATCATTCATTAAGGAAAAGCGGATTGAGAAAATAATCATGTAATATCAATATAATTAAAATCAAAAAAATGAGTACACAAAGATTTCAAATTCCGGATTGGGCATTTGAGTTTCACGGACATGAATGCCCTTTTATGCCAATTGGTTACCGTATGGGTGTTTTGGCATTAAAGACGTTAGGTGTTGAACGCTGCAAGGATCATGAGTTTCACGTATTTTCCGAAATGGGCGTTGGTCATCCGCAGGGATGTATGCAGGATGGTATCATGGCTGCCACCGGAGCAACTTTTGGAAAGGGTATGATTGATAAATTATACTACGGTAAAGTAGCGGCTACCTTTTGGCATCCTGATGTAAAAGGTGCTTATCGTATCTTTTTGCGCAATGAGTTTCAGGATAAACTGGCTCCTCATGAATTCTTTAATTACCGCAAAATGGGTATTGAACCATCACAGATACCGGTAGAAGTCAGACGGGATATTGTAAATATAGTCTTAGATGCTACTGACGATGAGTTATTTATTGTGACAGCGATTCCAGACTTTGAATACAAACCGGTTAAAGGTTCATTTGCAAAAGCTAAATGTGAAGTTTGCGGTGAATATGTTTTTGAGCGTTATCTGCGCCTCAAAGATGGAAAACGGGTTTGCATTTCCTGTGCCGGACACGAACCCGATGAGATGACAATAGCTGTACCCAACGCACGTCTTTCACACAAGCACTAAATCATAGAAGATATGGATTTTAACAGTGCTCTTTTAATGGCAGTACTCTTTTCTTTTGTACTTGCGTTCATCTTCTCGATGTTTGGACAGGGAGGAGGATCAGTTTATTCTCCACTACTGATTCTCCTTGGTTTTTCAGTTTTAAATTCAACATCCACATCATTGGTACTGAATTTGATTACCTCCCTCTCTGCAGGATATGTGTTCTATAAGAATAAAATGATTGATATGAAAGCATCGTTTATGTTTGTGCCGGGCATTGTCCTTGGTGCTTTTGCAGGCGGTGTTTATGCCCGATATGTCAATCAGGATATCTTATTGTGGTTGTTTGTGTTCTTCCTGTTAATCCTTGGTACCAGAATGATCCTTACTTATTGGCAGAAAGGACATGATACGGACGAGGTACCGATGCCACATCCTTCAGTTTCGATGTACATCCTGATTGTGGTTTTTAGTATTGCCGTAGGGCTGATCTCTGGCTTACTGGGAGTAGGTGGTGGTGTGCTGATTGTTCCCTTCATGGCTTATGTTCTGAAATACCCGACAAAATCAGCTGCAGGCTCTTCTCATCTCATTATTTCATTCTCGGCTCTTGCCGGAATTCTAGGACATGCAACCAATCATCGGCTTGATTATCCATTAATTGTCATAGTAGGAATTGCCGTATTAATTGGTGGACATCTCGGGGCAAGATTCAGTCTCAGGGTAAAACCCAAAATGATTAAAGCCGGCCTTGGCCTTATTATGTGGGCGCTTGCTGCTCAGATATTAATCAAATTAATTTAGACAGATAAATTACGCTTCTGGCATGCAATCAGGAATAGATGTGTGATGAGCCGCCAGACGCTTAACAAAAAAAATATGATTTACCTGAATAAGAAGAAGTTGAAATGGATTATTTTGATGTTGGGATTAGTATTTGCACTTCATGCCTTTGGTCAGGATGAAAAGTTTGTGAATTTGAATGGTTACCTGCAAACACGCCTTTCCAGTAATTTCGATAATTCGACTGAGTTTACCATACGACGCGCAAAACTCTGGGTTTATGGCGAAATCCCGAATCTGAGTTTTATTACCTATAAAATGCAGGCGGTGTACACTTCGTTTAAAAGTGAGTCTTTTGTTTTTCAGGATGCTTTTGCAGATATCCATACCCCTGGGTATGGTTATTTGCGGGTAGGTCGCTTTGTTCCCGATTTTATGCTGCAACGGATGCAACCCGATTATGAAATTCCCGTCCTTGAACGTGCAGATGTGATTAGTGACATGACGATCAATGAAAAAGAAATGGGACGGGAGGTAGGCCTTCAATATACCTTCCAACATAAATCGTTGCCGCTCCATTTTAGCTTTGGTATTTTCAATGCGAATGTCGAACAACCTGCCCACAGTAAGGACAACCTGTTGTTATATACTTCCCGCGTGGCATATAAAGTCATAGACAAAGGCAATTCCTGGCTTGATATCGGAGGTTCATTTGCCTATCGTCATCTTGACAAAATGACGCTTACAACCATCTATCAACCCGACTCTGTTATCTCTGGCAATGATTTTCGTTGGGGCATCGAATCCCAGTGGCACTGGAATAATTTTGAATTGCAGGGTGAATACGTACAGGCAAAAATCAACAAAGATAAGGCCGATGGCTGGTATGCCCTGGCAGATTATACAATTCATAAAAAGTATCAGGTTGTTGCCCTGGCACAAAAATACAATGACCTGAATCCGATTACCAGCAACAATGCCTGGTATGGAGTAGGTTTTAATGTACAACTGTCGGGCAACACAAAACTGATGTCCGACCTGAAAACGCAAGACACTGATTCCGGCAGGAAATACCTGGGGGATCTTCAATTACAAATATTTTTTAATTAAAGGAGGAATAGAAAATGATTAATCCAAAAGATTGGCTCGAATTCGGGCAAAAATTTCACGGACATAAATGTCCTGCTATGCCAATGGGTTTAAGAGTTGGCGCTGCTGCCATGAATGCCCTGGGTGTAGAACGTGCTAAAGACGGACAGTTGGTTGCCTTTGTCGATTTGGGAGAAGATCATTGCGCTACCTGTTATGGTGATGGCCTTCAGGTCATCATGGGGACGACCTTTGGCAAAGGGAATATTAAAAAAACAAATAAAGGGAAATGGGCTGTCACCGTTGTTGACCGTGCCACAGGACGTGCTGTCAGGGTTACCCCTACTGCACAAGCCATGCTCAACAACAAAAAATCGAAATTCTTTACAGAATATCGTATGTTGGGCAAGCCGGCAAGCACTGTCCCTGCCGAAGTAGTCGATCCTCTCGTGGATAATGTAATGAATGCTCCTGACGAGATGTTGCTTACGGTATCTCCTATTTTTGAATACAAACTCGAACCGAAAAAAGATAGCTTCGACGGATTTGTTTGTGAAGAATGCGGCGAGATGACCGTGATGGAATATGGGCGCATTAAAGGAGATAAAAAAGTCTGCATAGATTGCGCTGCAAAAAAGTAAACTAAGGAATTACTTCCTTAAGGATTGAAGGAATGAGGATTGTAACTTCTCTAACTTCCGTCTTCTGTCAATTGCCAACTGTCTGTTATCAATTGAATCTGGTATTCTGTTACGCTGTTATTCTGTTATTAAAAAATGAACCCCGGCTCTCAGAACGCATCAAGCATCTGAAAACCGGGGAAAGTTTATTTTTTGTCCGTCTGATTTTGAAATTGCCGGTTACATAACGTAACTTAGCACGTCGCTACTCGTCGTGCGAGTCGGATCGCTCCCTATGGCTGTGACACGAATGGCATATTGCCTGCCTTGCGTCAAACTGTCCAGTTGCACGCGGCTCTGACTGACTACAGCATGTCCCCATACCGTGGTGCCGGTGTAGGGAAACTCGGTGTACTCCACATCATAGCTGCGGGCGCTTTTTACAACATTCCAACGAACATCCAGTGCTCCTCGCGTGTTCCCAGCTTCAACTGTCAATCCGGTTGGAGCTGGTAGCGGCCCTGCCGGTACAGGCTTCTTGCTTAC
The sequence above is drawn from the Microbacter margulisiae genome and encodes:
- a CDS encoding FmdE family protein; translated protein: MSTQRFQIPDWAFEFHGHECPFMPIGYRMGVLALKTLGVERCKDHEFHVFSEMGVGHPQGCMQDGIMAATGATFGKGMIDKLYYGKVAATFWHPDVKGAYRIFLRNEFQDKLAPHEFFNYRKMGIEPSQIPVEVRRDIVNIVLDATDDELFIVTAIPDFEYKPVKGSFAKAKCEVCGEYVFERYLRLKDGKRVCISCAGHEPDEMTIAVPNARLSHKH
- a CDS encoding FmdE family protein, translating into MINPKDWLEFGQKFHGHKCPAMPMGLRVGAAAMNALGVERAKDGQLVAFVDLGEDHCATCYGDGLQVIMGTTFGKGNIKKTNKGKWAVTVVDRATGRAVRVTPTAQAMLNNKKSKFFTEYRMLGKPASTVPAEVVDPLVDNVMNAPDEMLLTVSPIFEYKLEPKKDSFDGFVCEECGEMTVMEYGRIKGDKKVCIDCAAKK
- a CDS encoding RNA polymerase sigma-70 factor, coding for MKNEDEYIFKAIRKGDIQAFERFYKTYQPKLFAYGMGILKDEENVKDLVQETFIIFWENHEHILTDYSITAYLFKIFQSKCIKHLRFNAVKTNFSNLSEFKLQEIELAYYNPDDNILGTIFMHDVEALYANAIKKLPEQCREIFVLSRQHQMKSADIAVKLGLSVRTVENQIYKAIRIVREEMKDYAFPVVLTIVLLSGLF
- a CDS encoding sulfite exporter TauE/SafE family protein — its product is MDFNSALLMAVLFSFVLAFIFSMFGQGGGSVYSPLLILLGFSVLNSTSTSLVLNLITSLSAGYVFYKNKMIDMKASFMFVPGIVLGAFAGGVYARYVNQDILLWLFVFFLLILGTRMILTYWQKGHDTDEVPMPHPSVSMYILIVVFSIAVGLISGLLGVGGGVLIVPFMAYVLKYPTKSAAGSSHLIISFSALAGILGHATNHRLDYPLIVIVGIAVLIGGHLGARFSLRVKPKMIKAGLGLIMWALAAQILIKLI
- a CDS encoding porin, producing the protein MIYLNKKKLKWIILMLGLVFALHAFGQDEKFVNLNGYLQTRLSSNFDNSTEFTIRRAKLWVYGEIPNLSFITYKMQAVYTSFKSESFVFQDAFADIHTPGYGYLRVGRFVPDFMLQRMQPDYEIPVLERADVISDMTINEKEMGREVGLQYTFQHKSLPLHFSFGIFNANVEQPAHSKDNLLLYTSRVAYKVIDKGNSWLDIGGSFAYRHLDKMTLTTIYQPDSVISGNDFRWGIESQWHWNNFELQGEYVQAKINKDKADGWYALADYTIHKKYQVVALAQKYNDLNPITSNNAWYGVGFNVQLSGNTKLMSDLKTQDTDSGRKYLGDLQLQIFFN
- a CDS encoding FecR family protein, with translation MITDIDNILLIKFLRKELTDGENQQVIDWLQAKEENKHFLFGLKEAYMLSQWEELRDKADTEAGWNELNQTLELDSIPKASMWKKIRTTLQYAAAIILLLSVGYFLRDLITRHPVQYAVVETSDGQQSTLILSDGTKVRLNENTKLVYPTDFNGSTRTVALRGEAYFEVVHNAKKPFMVNVGSYTVKDIGTKFDIDTYPDEIYSYTSLKEGEVQVMENNRDQNLITDLKAGMQLGFNRRTKEYFVRTVDQNSIGDWTKGQIVIKRETLQEVAERLQHKYDYNISVQNNRLDSLKYNITIENESLEEILNDIHFITPQVHYYINKKDKSLIFK
- a CDS encoding ArsR/SmtB family transcription factor, producing the protein MEANKNKDYIVDNETLARFAKALGHPTRITILQYLASLNSCYFGDIHNELPIAKATVSQHLKELKDAGLIQGEIETPKVKYCINRENWIKAQASFEALFNSKSDKSTTTKPGCF
- a CDS encoding nuclear transport factor 2 family protein translates to MEKGTNTPKKVDRNHPAFNKNAEPFYSIIMEGLKGEVDGEHFWDAVAEDAVFEFLYHIPGFTHKIEGRTAYMNWFGSYTNVLHSSDNLRVYKSAKPEKVIILEYEVHGKVPSTGKAYDNRFCSIITIENRKIAHWRDYMDSLAVMLSVSSD